A window of the Natrinema salifodinae genome harbors these coding sequences:
- a CDS encoding PRC-barrel domain-containing protein, translating into MSELLTQSLVGKSIVGTDGTVFGTLYNITMDVESGALQSLVVDPGSRFSTSSSVRTDDDGRLRIPVNRVTTVNDQIIVRYRE; encoded by the coding sequence ATGAGCGAGCTGTTAACGCAGAGCCTCGTCGGCAAGTCGATCGTCGGCACCGACGGCACCGTGTTCGGGACGCTGTACAACATCACGATGGACGTCGAATCCGGTGCGCTCCAGTCCCTCGTCGTCGACCCCGGAAGCCGATTCTCGACGTCGAGCAGCGTCCGGACCGACGACGACGGTCGACTGCGGATCCCCGTCAATCGGGTCACGACGGTCAACGATCAGATTATCGTCCGTTACCGCGAGTAG
- a CDS encoding DUF7405 family protein, which translates to MPPIDDRENARVTAKPSRRAFLRAAVASGGSAALAACLDDESSLDAPSGVAEPASLPDRQHAWNDALPRDGDGNVRPPAHHVFLGLSLTSEPDAAARETVATALREVEQALEWSGDGVLFTIGYTPAYFDRFDASLDDAVDLPEPDPIVVLAVESNATVDTNDALVHLASDDAAVVLAVEAALFGERGRLNGRSLSATLDAVFERSTRRTGFVGPGLPADRQDGLEGIPEGEPVPDAAPFFMGFRSGFRESQATEDRVTIQEGPFAGGATQHFETLELDLDVWFEESDHEQRVARLFSPEHAERGAVGEYGERLGAETGVDAVTDAIHEHARKDGVVGHAQKLARAREDGEPVLLRRDVNTTDGDAAGLHFLSLQREIGEFTRVREAMVGEEFGRYGLGPRQSNGILQYLRVRRWGSYLVPPRAHRALPTPAPEP; encoded by the coding sequence ATGCCTCCGATCGACGACCGCGAGAACGCTCGTGTGACGGCGAAACCCTCGCGGAGAGCGTTCCTACGCGCGGCGGTTGCGAGCGGCGGAAGCGCCGCGCTCGCGGCCTGCCTCGACGATGAATCGTCGCTGGACGCTCCGTCGGGCGTGGCAGAGCCCGCCTCGCTTCCCGACCGACAGCACGCCTGGAACGACGCGTTGCCGAGGGATGGAGACGGAAACGTTAGACCGCCCGCCCACCACGTCTTCCTCGGCCTGTCGCTGACGAGCGAACCGGACGCCGCGGCTCGGGAGACCGTGGCAACGGCGCTGCGCGAGGTCGAGCAGGCCCTCGAGTGGAGCGGGGACGGGGTCCTCTTTACGATCGGCTATACCCCGGCGTACTTCGACCGATTCGACGCGTCGCTCGACGACGCCGTCGACCTTCCGGAGCCGGATCCGATCGTCGTCCTCGCCGTCGAAAGCAACGCAACGGTTGATACGAACGACGCGCTGGTACACCTTGCGAGCGACGACGCCGCCGTGGTGCTCGCCGTCGAAGCGGCCCTGTTCGGCGAGCGTGGCCGGCTCAACGGCCGATCGCTGTCGGCGACGCTCGACGCGGTCTTCGAGCGATCGACCCGTCGAACCGGCTTCGTCGGTCCGGGCCTTCCGGCCGACCGACAGGACGGTCTCGAGGGAATCCCCGAGGGCGAGCCGGTGCCCGACGCGGCCCCGTTCTTCATGGGCTTCCGGTCGGGCTTCCGAGAGAGCCAGGCGACCGAAGATCGGGTCACGATTCAGGAGGGACCCTTTGCCGGCGGAGCGACGCAACACTTCGAGACCCTCGAACTCGACCTTGACGTCTGGTTCGAAGAGAGCGACCACGAGCAGCGCGTCGCACGGCTGTTCAGTCCCGAGCACGCCGAGCGAGGGGCGGTCGGCGAGTACGGCGAACGCCTCGGGGCCGAAACCGGCGTCGACGCGGTCACCGACGCGATCCACGAACACGCCCGGAAGGACGGCGTCGTGGGGCACGCCCAAAAACTCGCTCGAGCGCGCGAGGACGGCGAGCCGGTGTTGCTCCGGCGGGACGTCAACACGACCGACGGCGACGCCGCCGGGCTCCACTTTCTCTCCCTGCAGCGGGAGATCGGTGAGTTCACCCGCGTGAGGGAGGCGATGGTCGGCGAGGAGTTCGGCCGGTACGGGCTCGGGCCGCGCCAAAGTAACGGGATCCTCCAGTATCTCCGAGTCCGACGGTGGGGAAGCTACCTCGTGCCGCCGCGGGCGCATCGGGCGCTCCCGACGCCCGCCCCCGAGCCGTGA
- a CDS encoding helix-turn-helix transcriptional regulator yields MVFSTLWTRLSSLWSDSADESLSGESGATTDEPDEEREDETLSYAEEIEYGVDERELRDEDKVLRLLVKRGGRVDQSTVCEETGWSQDRLEDVIDRMEDDNQISAITVGRKRVICRRGFEPKGYRSHLNE; encoded by the coding sequence ATGGTATTCAGTACACTCTGGACTCGCCTCTCGTCTCTCTGGAGCGATTCGGCCGACGAGTCCCTCTCGGGCGAGTCCGGGGCAACGACCGACGAACCGGACGAGGAACGCGAGGACGAAACGTTAAGCTACGCCGAAGAGATCGAGTACGGCGTCGACGAACGGGAGCTGCGAGACGAGGACAAGGTTCTCAGGCTACTCGTCAAACGCGGCGGCCGCGTCGATCAATCGACCGTCTGCGAGGAGACTGGCTGGTCCCAAGACCGACTCGAGGACGTCATCGATCGGATGGAGGACGACAACCAGATCAGCGCGATCACCGTGGGGCGAAAGCGCGTGATCTGCCGGCGTGGATTCGAACCCAAAGGATATCGATCTCATCTCAACGAATAG
- a CDS encoding cation:proton antiporter domain-containing protein, giving the protein MTVIEPLGHHELFLVVAQLAVLLFVARALGEAFSSIGQPAVVGELLAGVVLGPSILGVVAPGLYAGLFEVSPAQFHLLEIVSWIGLIMLLVVTGLETDIDLIVSKGRTAIILSLGGILVPFATGFGLGWILPVEFIAAPEQRLVFSLFIATAMSISAIPVIAKVLIELDVIRRDIGQLILAAGMVDDTLGWILLATVAGLARSGVVDVNAAVTTILSVVVFLGVAFTVGRRLVSEIVRWVDNVIGGEASMITALMVLALSVGAITQYMGLEAILGAFVVGILVGQVKRFDYHLRHTFEVMTLGVFAPIFFAIAGLRMDVASLADPTVLAVGLIVLGVACFGKFAGIVGAARLAGLSRWEGITIGGGMNARGAMEIIVATIGLGLGILTSDMYSIIVMVAIVTSLMAPAIMRWSIPKIEMTDDERRRLELEGQQRRSFVGGLTTVLLPTRCSTDSQFAARLAGSLSRGQGIEVTSMYLERGDGGERGALAPLRSLFGRRTRAARGDGGTAPNDRNPDGNGPAGRDGRVDANGGDDSRRERADRCRELMERRLDLPRSQTRSIVRAERTSAKDTVIREAGEGYDMLVLGASERGTRADAPLFSATIDEIIRDAPCPVLVASTNRDEAGARSGDDRSVRRILLPTVGAEYNHHAAEVAYTIARDQDAVVDVVHVVAPPQVDDVFVDRPGVESGVRLGERIVEEEAAPGRQLGVAVDTNVIVGEREPEKELTALTRTEAYDLVLLGSSLRPLTGRAFFGHRVEYVFKHAACPVAVLASM; this is encoded by the coding sequence ATGACGGTCATCGAGCCGCTCGGCCACCACGAACTGTTCCTGGTCGTCGCCCAGCTCGCGGTGTTGCTGTTCGTCGCGCGAGCGCTGGGCGAAGCGTTCAGTTCGATCGGGCAACCCGCCGTCGTCGGCGAACTCCTCGCCGGCGTCGTCCTCGGGCCGTCCATTCTCGGCGTCGTCGCGCCGGGGCTCTACGCCGGTCTCTTCGAGGTCTCCCCGGCCCAGTTTCACTTGCTGGAGATCGTGTCGTGGATCGGGCTGATCATGCTCCTCGTCGTCACCGGCCTCGAGACCGATATCGATCTCATCGTCAGTAAGGGACGGACGGCGATCATCCTCTCGCTCGGAGGTATCCTCGTCCCGTTCGCGACCGGCTTCGGGTTGGGCTGGATTCTCCCGGTGGAATTCATCGCCGCGCCCGAACAGCGGCTCGTGTTCAGCCTGTTCATCGCGACGGCGATGAGCATCTCCGCGATTCCGGTGATCGCGAAGGTGCTCATCGAACTCGACGTGATCCGTCGGGACATCGGCCAGCTCATCCTCGCTGCGGGAATGGTCGACGACACGCTCGGCTGGATCCTGCTCGCGACCGTCGCCGGGCTCGCGCGAAGCGGCGTCGTCGACGTGAACGCGGCGGTGACGACGATCCTCTCGGTCGTCGTCTTCCTCGGGGTCGCGTTCACCGTCGGCCGGCGCCTCGTCAGCGAGATCGTGCGGTGGGTAGACAACGTCATCGGCGGCGAGGCGTCGATGATAACCGCGCTGATGGTCCTCGCCCTCAGCGTCGGAGCGATCACGCAGTACATGGGTCTCGAGGCGATCCTCGGCGCGTTCGTCGTCGGCATCCTCGTCGGCCAGGTCAAGCGCTTCGACTACCACCTGCGTCACACGTTCGAAGTGATGACTCTCGGCGTCTTCGCGCCGATCTTCTTCGCCATCGCCGGCCTGCGGATGGACGTCGCGAGCCTGGCGGATCCGACGGTGCTCGCGGTCGGGCTCATCGTGCTGGGAGTCGCGTGCTTCGGGAAGTTCGCCGGCATCGTGGGCGCCGCGCGCCTGGCCGGCCTCTCCCGCTGGGAGGGGATCACGATCGGCGGCGGGATGAACGCCCGCGGCGCGATGGAGATCATCGTCGCGACGATCGGGCTCGGACTGGGGATCTTGACGTCGGACATGTACAGCATCATCGTCATGGTCGCGATCGTCACGTCGCTGATGGCGCCCGCGATCATGCGCTGGTCGATCCCGAAGATCGAGATGACCGACGACGAGCGACGGCGGCTCGAACTGGAGGGCCAGCAGCGACGGAGCTTCGTCGGCGGGCTCACGACGGTCCTGTTGCCGACTCGCTGCAGTACCGATTCGCAGTTTGCCGCCCGGTTGGCCGGATCGCTGAGCCGCGGTCAGGGGATCGAGGTGACGAGCATGTACCTCGAGCGCGGCGACGGTGGCGAACGCGGTGCGCTGGCTCCACTCCGATCGCTGTTCGGGAGGCGGACGAGGGCGGCCCGCGGTGACGGCGGGACGGCGCCGAACGATAGAAACCCTGACGGGAACGGACCCGCCGGTCGAGACGGCCGGGTCGACGCCAACGGCGGCGACGACTCGCGTCGCGAGAGGGCGGATCGCTGCCGGGAGCTGATGGAACGCCGACTCGATCTCCCGCGCTCGCAGACCAGGTCCATCGTTCGGGCGGAACGAACGAGCGCGAAGGACACGGTGATTCGGGAGGCCGGAGAGGGCTACGATATGCTGGTACTCGGCGCGTCAGAGCGTGGGACCCGCGCCGACGCCCCGTTGTTCAGCGCAACCATCGACGAGATCATTCGCGACGCTCCGTGCCCGGTGCTGGTCGCGAGCACGAACCGCGACGAGGCGGGCGCGCGGAGCGGGGACGACCGCTCCGTACGGCGCATCCTCTTACCGACCGTCGGCGCCGAGTACAACCACCACGCCGCTGAGGTGGCCTACACCATCGCGCGCGATCAGGACGCGGTCGTCGATGTCGTCCACGTCGTCGCTCCCCCGCAGGTGGACGACGTGTTCGTCGATCGACCGGGCGTGGAATCGGGGGTGCGTCTCGGCGAGCGAATCGTCGAGGAAGAGGCGGCGCCCGGTCGCCAGCTCGGCGTGGCGGTCGACACGAATGTGATCGTCGGCGAGCGGGAGCCGGAGAAGGAGTTGACGGCGCTCACTCGGACGGAAGCGTACGACCTCGTCCTCCTCGGCAGTAGCCTCCGCCCGCTCACCGGTCGCGCGTTCTTCGGTCACCGCGTCGAATACGTGTTCAAACACGCCGCCTGTCCCGTCGCGGTGCTCGCGTCGATGTGA
- a CDS encoding GntP family permease, whose protein sequence is MTFGHMPLQLGGLAPVVSLVIGVAAIVFLLIVLDLPPFVALVLSGFAVGTVTPAIPFPEVPGEYAGAFGDGMAGIGIPILMAAVIGKAMIESGAADRIVRGFTALFGQERTEFSLFGSSFVIAIPVFFDNVFYLLAPLARAARSRTGADYTLFIVAVGAAGAVTHGFVPPTPGPLLAANELDANIGTTIVIGVLTAAPTAIIAGLGYGYWINRRLNIPLRDAMGTTVEEVQEKVDTPTSALPGLFESLLPILLAVLLVASNTFVETFVGEDSAAAAFTGYVGDPNFALTIAALSAAYTFYRVSEFGDEEFSDELTDALKSGGNIAAITAAGGAFGAMLAEAGVGEYIAGGLENVGLGLLVTAWVIAAGVRVVQGSATVAIVTTAGIMAPFTGELTVNAAYLVMVIGAGATFCSWYNDSGFWIVKEIGGLTQAETLKTWTVATILIGIVGLLSTLVLSTVLPLA, encoded by the coding sequence ATGACATTCGGCCACATGCCGCTGCAGCTGGGGGGCCTGGCGCCGGTCGTTTCGCTCGTAATTGGCGTCGCAGCGATCGTGTTTCTCCTGATCGTCCTCGATCTGCCACCGTTCGTCGCGCTCGTCCTCTCGGGGTTTGCCGTCGGCACCGTCACGCCCGCGATCCCCTTCCCCGAGGTTCCGGGGGAGTACGCCGGCGCGTTCGGCGACGGAATGGCCGGGATCGGGATCCCGATCCTGATGGCGGCGGTCATCGGAAAGGCGATGATCGAGAGCGGCGCCGCGGACCGGATCGTCCGCGGGTTCACCGCGCTCTTCGGACAGGAGCGAACCGAATTCTCGCTGTTCGGCAGCAGCTTCGTGATCGCGATCCCGGTGTTCTTCGACAACGTGTTCTACCTGCTCGCGCCGCTCGCGCGAGCGGCCCGCTCCCGGACGGGCGCCGATTACACGCTGTTCATCGTCGCCGTGGGTGCCGCCGGGGCCGTCACCCACGGGTTCGTCCCGCCGACGCCTGGCCCGCTGCTCGCGGCGAACGAACTCGACGCCAACATCGGCACCACGATCGTTATCGGCGTCCTGACCGCCGCCCCGACCGCGATTATCGCCGGCCTAGGCTACGGCTACTGGATCAATCGGCGACTCAACATTCCCCTTCGCGACGCGATGGGGACCACGGTCGAGGAAGTCCAGGAGAAGGTCGATACCCCGACCAGCGCCCTGCCGGGGTTGTTCGAGTCCCTGCTCCCGATCCTCCTAGCGGTCCTCCTCGTCGCTTCGAACACCTTCGTCGAAACGTTCGTCGGCGAGGACTCGGCGGCGGCGGCCTTCACCGGCTACGTCGGCGATCCGAACTTCGCGCTGACGATCGCCGCGCTGTCGGCGGCATACACGTTCTACCGCGTGAGCGAGTTCGGCGACGAGGAGTTCTCCGACGAACTCACGGACGCGCTCAAAAGCGGCGGGAACATCGCGGCGATCACCGCCGCCGGCGGCGCGTTCGGCGCGATGCTCGCCGAAGCGGGCGTCGGCGAGTACATCGCGGGCGGGCTGGAAAACGTCGGGCTGGGGCTGCTCGTGACGGCGTGGGTGATCGCCGCCGGCGTCCGCGTCGTTCAGGGATCGGCGACCGTCGCGATCGTCACCACGGCCGGGATTATGGCGCCGTTTACGGGCGAATTGACGGTCAACGCGGCCTACCTCGTCATGGTGATCGGGGCGGGCGCAACCTTCTGTTCGTGGTACAACGACAGCGGCTTCTGGATCGTCAAGGAGATCGGCGGACTCACGCAGGCAGAGACGCTCAAAACGTGGACCGTGGCGACGATTCTGATCGGGATCGTCGGCCTACTCAGCACGCTCGTTCTCTCGACGGTCCTCCCGCTCGCCTGA